In the genome of Phycodurus eques isolate BA_2022a chromosome 22, UOR_Pequ_1.1, whole genome shotgun sequence, the window TAAATAGTATTACCTCACCGAATTCAGGAGTGCTAGGCAACAAcccaagaataataataaacaattattcCGATAAACAATTGACCATATTCACTCAAGTGGCTTTAAAATGACATTGGTTCAGATTTGACATGACATTgctaatataaaatgaaaaacagataCTTCAAAGCACACttatgtaaatgtatacattgtATTCTACGATGTGCATACTTGGCTTAAAAATGACACACAAACAGTAAATGACACGTTTAACATTGGCCTATCAAACACAACATACCTTAAGCACTGCTTCTAAAAAGGGCCGAAAGTGTGAAGTTGAACAAAAAGTAGCAGCAGGCTGTTTGCTGTTCTCATGTAAATTGCTTGGTTTCACAGCACTTAACCCCTTGGCTTTCCAGTAGCCATCCCAAGCAGTTTTGTGTATTAAATCCACTGAATGGGACATGCGGGACTCGTGTTGTGTATTCCAAAATGTGGTCTGGGAATCTTTAATATGCTCTGCTGaggtgatgaggaggaggagactcTTTACTGTTACAGCACCAACAAAGCAAGGGGCCGTAAAGTTTGGCTGTGGAAGTCCCCGCGTTAATAAACAAAAAGTTTAACATCATGTTCATGCATCActatcctccgttatttgctgaaaattgcACCTATTCGCTGGGCCAAAGCAATATTGAATATTTGAACGCAGacagtggagcaacatatgTTGATAGATAACACCGGGttacaaaaaagtttttttttttttttttttttttaactgatttaAGACCATTTTCCATCGctgaatctgaaaatgacatccctttcttttgttcaggtcttgtttttatgccaagttgttaacagtttattcatcaaatgttacaaactttgctgaCTCTAAATTGAATAGTGGACATTAATAaaagtaagtacctgtaaattgaatgcTACGTTCATTCGGGGCATGAACCGccgtttatttgaacctctaaagcgAAAACACCTGTATATGTCAACAAAAACGTGGCCTTGGTTCGAAATTCATTCAGCACATCAAAGTTGTCATtaatcatcttaaaaaaaaaaacaaattgttattgaccaaaataatataacaatactcacaggcatatattctttatcctctgcgaagaatgacgaatattactgcagcttacagAGGAGCTAGGTCCGtctcaatgtacagtatattctcaaGTCTGTATTATATCACCCGTGCTTCCCCTGGCGCGCGTGAACTCGAAGGGtatcccccccaacccccccgtgactgttcttgaactTAACCAGAGTTTGCACCTCCAACACACTATTGTCTATTGTTGACTTGTGCAGGGTGTGAGGTAGCTGCCTGTTTcctgtcaacacacacacacacacacacacacgcacgcacgacaGCACAGGTTTAATGTTAAACCTAATGTTCTCGCTGGCACTCCTCCAGGCTCCAGGGAAACGGCCTTCACCTACGCCATCAGCGCCGCCGGCGTGGTCAACGCCATCAGCCGGGCGTGCCGCGAGGGCGAGCTGTCCACGTGCGGCTGCAGCCGGGCGGGGCGGCCCCGGGACCTGCCCCGCGACTGGCTGTGGGGCGGCTGCGGCGACAACGTGCACTACGGCTACCGCTTCGCCCGCGAGTTCGTGGACGCCCGGGAGCGCGAGAAGAACTTCCCCCGCGGCTCGGCCGAGCACTCGCGCACTCTGATGAACCTGCAGAACAACGAAGCGGGACGACAGGTactgaaaaatgacatttcccGCAATTTAGTCACACGTGGCGCTCAAGTTTAGACATCTGGAGTGTCCTCTCCTTCTCAGTCAGGAATGTGTGGGTGAGTCAAGGTGGCCCCCGACCGCCTGACCTGGcggcattttgtgtgtgtgtgtgtgtgtgtgtttgtcaaggTTATTTATTGGGAAGGTCCAAATGGTTCGAACTGCTAACGCCCTTGGAGTCTGGCTAGGTCACCCGGTCAATGTGCATTCCAGCAGGGTAGCTAACACACATACTAGATAAGAGATAGACCGATATGCTTGTTTTTTCAGGGACGATACCgattattagtagtcaaggaggccgatattcatttgcagtaaaagggaaaatattggcgTCAATGTTAAATAATACACACTCTGGGACTTTGTTTAAATGCTTATAAGCATATATGCctttcagatttgcaacatattcaagttttttttttttttttttttttaaatcttagactGGAGACATCAAGGAGCTCCCACGCTAAGCAGCATGTCTTagaaagtgaaatgaaaacttaAAACAAATAGCTCcctgagtttttctttttttttgggactgtAAATAAAGTTGTCTCAAAGTTATATATAACTGAAATATTAATCTTTCActcatctttgttttatgttcaaacaaaaaccaaatGTGCTGGGAGTTCCCATGGTCAGCAGCATCtcttcaaaaggaaaaaaaaaaaaaaaaaagaagacaattgaAATAGTTCCCTGGTCTCTTATCAGtcgtaggatttttttttttaaaaaaggccgaTGCTGATATCCGTCAAAATGCCGAATATCGGCATTAATAATCGATAATCACCTATCACTAACACGATTGCAGCAAGACAATATGTTGTCCACTTTTGTTAGCATGGAGACATTGATGAGAATATTTGACTCATTTTCAAGGTTTTCAAGGTACAATGAGAGTTGTTTGAGAAGGCCCTAAAAGGAACCTTTCACCTTTGATTAGGCTCCACATccaccgacacacacacagcctcgTAAAAGGTCCATTTGCCGGTTTCTGTTGGACGGAGCAGGAGGAGAATGTGTTTGTCCAAGCTGTTTACAAGACAAGAGGCCCGAGTGCGTTTAATGCGTGCACGTGTCCCCTCACTTTTGATTTGTGCGAGAGACAGTGAGCCtggtcttgtgtgtgtgtgtgtgtgtgtgtggctgacGTCAAGGGTCAGGGCCTGGCGAGCTCGCGTTTCTGCCGCGAGGGTCCCACTGGGGCTGGAAGAAAGTGTCGGAGAGATgctgtacacacacgcacacgttttCCTCTTGCATTGTTTCCTGTCCATTCGAATGGAAGAGAGATGAAACACAGGAGaggggggggcgggtgggggaAAGGCGAGGAAGActcgcttttttttctttgggccGACACAGTGGTTTGTCCTGAGCGGTATTTGTCCCGCTCGGTTGAACAAGGCAAACCACGGCGCTTTTGTGTGGAGGTGACAGGGGCGTGCCGCTATCAGTGTGTCTGAGCGTTTAGCTTCATTTGACTTGTGCACAAAGGCagacaacgtgtgtgtgtgtatgtgtgtgtgtgtgtgtgtgtgcgcgcgtgtgtttgtgtgtgcgtgtgttacaaGCATCTGCAGACAGAGACGCAGGGTGAGCGATGGACCTCCGTCACACTCCCCCGACTCTCAAAgactcgcacacacacagaccggGGCTCACTGTCTCTGTTTGACACAAATCAAATGAGGCAACacttgtctcacacacacacacacacacacacacacacacactgcaatgtACATTCTCAGCCTAAACTCCCAAAACCTCCCCTGAGAACACATTTGTCTTTCATCGCCAGGATTTTTTTGTAGCAAACTCAAACAATGACGCCCGCTATCGCTAAAAGACGAGCGCTTCATCTTTGTCTGAGTGaggaaaaaagaggaaaaactaAATAGtcgtaaacaaaaaaaataataaaagtcatTATGTTTGATGCGTGCAAGTGAATCAATTTTGCAAGCAGAGCGGATAAATCCCCCTTTTTCCCTCTGAGACACTTTGAAGCGTGACAATGTAGAAAATCCATAATAGATTTGAAGCTCAACTTGTTGCAATAAGTTACATTAAAGTGGTTTCCTCAAAGTGAACAGGGGTGACCGGCAGTCCTCAGGTTTGATTCCTCTGGTCGAACCTGTGCAATTGCGACACGCAGTTATCTGCACAGCTATGCCTACACCTCGAACACCTCCCATTCCTTCAGAGAAGCCGCTCGCATGgttgctttagagcgcctcgttgtcagccgtgCACGTGCACGCAACTGTCCTTCCATCAACTACTTACATTAACATAGCACCACCGTAAGTTTAGGAAGTCAAAACAAGGAGGGACGTATACTGTTTCgtccctacacacacacacgcacggctCCTGACCTATTGTTCCTGACAAGACCGTGTCTCCATCATGGATGACTGACCGTGTCAGTGAGCCCAGCAGGCGTGTCCCACCAAAGAGCACAGTGTGATGCTTATAACACACACAGCATGAGCTCGtatatgggggtggggggggggggggggggagataacAACTAAGCATACCTGacatcatgtttttggaaaaacatgGAGCGACTTATAGTGTCATGTCCAAAGAAGatctgtatttttaataatacaccttggaaacaaacacacattgtcTCACCTCCATTGAAGTCAACATATAAAACAACAGGCCTGacaaaatgtcattgtttgtCCAAAAGCGGGGTCAGAGAGGTTGGATGGCGGGATTGCAGGGTGGCGAGTGCTATACCTGCTGGGTAGGAAAGAAGAGGGGGCAACAGGAGCGGGATTgcagagggggtgggggtggggtcaGGGTTCAGAGGTTAACAGAGGGGAAAAGGTAATTGGGATCAGGCAACCCGAGGAGAGGACAGGCAGTGATGTGAGTCCCGTATAAAGAACACAGAGAGTTTTATGTGTGCGGCAAACgcaaaaaagaacacaaagcaTGATGAGTGATCTCCTTGGTATGATGCGTGTGTGCCTTTCAGGGGTGCACCGGGGGGTTAATGCAAGAGGTCTGGTCAGACTCGCCCCTAAAGTCCACTGCAGATAGCACCATAAATCTCCTTGTATTTCCTGttctgtattttctttcttttggtgcATGTAACCCTGCGCACAAGATGCTTAGGTAAGACTCTGACAAAACTTTCTATTAGAAGGCAAAATGAAAGTGGGTTCAAATTCTTCTTAGGTCCCCATAAAGGCTTGGGCCAGCACTGTTAACACACAAAGAGATTGGCGTTTACATGAGTTGGAACAGTGTAGTTACAAACTGGCTCCACAAGAGGGCAGTATTGTGGCATCCAACACaacagaaactttttttttctcacttatttttttttagcttagaATATGAGAATGTATGTGATCTGACTGAATCTTCTAGGCGGTGTACAACCTCGCCAACGTGGCCTGCAAGTGTCATGGCGTGTCGGGTTCGTGCAGTCTGAAGACGTGCTGGCTCCAGCTGGCCGATTTCCGGCGCGTGGGCGAGTTCCTTAAGGAGAAGTACGACAGCGCCGCGGCCATGCGCATCGGACGCAAGGTAACCAGACCAGCagtggtctaaaaaaaaaaaaacagaaattcaTCTGTCTTTGTCCAATTCAGGGCAAACTGGAGCAGGTGGACAAGCGcttcaacccccccaccccggaGGACCTGGTCTACATAGACCCCAGCCCGGACTACTGCCTCCACAACGAGACCACGGGCTCGCTGGGCACCCAGGGCCGCCTGTGCAACAAGACGTCGGAGGGCATGGACGGCTGCGAGCTGATGTGCTGCGGCCGGGGCTACGACCAGTTCAAGACGTACAAGCATGAGCGCTGCCACTGCAAGTTCCACTGGTGCTGCTACGTCAAGTGCAAGCGCTGCACCACGCTGGTCGATCAGTTCGTCTGCAAATAACAACGCGGGAGGAGCAAGCGGTTCAGGGTTTGGTTCAGGGTCTTTCATTTGGAGTCAACCGGCAGATGTGCTCACAACTCGGTCATCGCAACATCCCGTCCTGCTTTCCTGACCCAAACCCTGACGGCCGACTGAAGGAGAAGAATTAAGCAGGCGGAACAACTGGATCCTGAAAACAAGGAACACACATGActccaatggaaaaaaaaaaatacagctaaaTAATAGAGACTATTTAAAagtgactctctctctctctctctcacacacacacacacacacacacacacacacgtgcacacacactttGGATCATCATCCCCTTTGATTCTGGCCTGCGGGAGTGAATGTGCTGACGCGCGTTCCCGATATTGCGAGACCGAGGAATCGCTTGTGAAGGATTGGAGGGGAGTCGTTCTTCAAGGCACAGTTAGGCGTAGAAATACTATTACAAAAAAGAGACACTTCATTAAACAGTCCATTTGTCTCTGTGTTACTCGCACAATTCCCGGCGTGCTCgccgctcccgcgacccgacgAGTGAGCGAGCGACAGCGGCTAATGAGGCTCGCCCGGTTGCGGCCGTCTTGCCACGGCCGGGCGTGACCTTCGCCGGAGAGAGAGGCGCCAAAGGGCTAAAAAAGCTCCATTAGCGAGATTGATGAAGCCGCGCCGAGAGACGCTCTCGTCGACGCTCTCCTGGACGCTCTCCTCCACGCCCGCGAATGCAAAATGAACAGTCAATCCGAGCTTGACCCGGATGTCTTCCGTTGGGCCCTTCGCCATCTTGTTTCCAAAATAGATCGTGCTTGCCTGTGGCGGAAAGGAATTGCTAGAAAATAATTCAGTCCGGTCAATTGATGACAAAAGACTGGAGAAATTAAtgtgtgtgacaaaaaaaaaaaaaaaaaaaaagacagaacagAACGGACTGCAATTTATTATGAGctactttaaaagaaaattagaTCATAAGAgaaagtatatattttattactgttttcatttcctgttttgtatgttttatacATATTCTTTTGATAAACCAGTCTTTGGACAACGACGCCTTGTTTCTTGTTCTGCCAgtcattgtttaaaatgtaacaaGGTGCTCTGAATCACCAGGACTCCTCAAACATATTTGCTCATGTTATTCACCCCATATATGGCAAGAGCAGATTTACCGGTACGACGAACCACTCCGGCCAAAAACCTTAAATAATGGCGCACGTCTGAGCGTACCTGTGCGATGACCTCACTATTAATCCCATTACTTTTGGCTTCTGGCCACTAATTGGATTGTACGCACCACGGCATGTCTTTCTTTTCATGTGTTGTTCTCGCTAAGCGGCCACACCGCCGTCCCTGAATGAGACGTTTGATTTCGGGACACTGTTGGTATTCTGTGTTGAAGTATGTGTGGCAAAAGTGTTTGCCACGTGCTCAAGCAAGTGACGCTTCCCTCCGGTACAAGATTAGACAAGTGAAAGTGCCTAATCTGTCTCAGTTGACTGCCATCTGCTTTGGTGACGCCACAAATTCTATTCAGGTCTCCCATGAAACATTTACCGACTCTTCTTGTCTCTTATCTGGGTTAAATGCATCCAAAATAATCACTATTGGCTTGGCACTGAGGCAATGCAAATTTGACATCTCCCGTGCATTCCTTATTTCAGATTCCCATCCATATGATTATCTTCATGCAAATGGGCTCATGTGTGAAGCTTaaccatttgcatttttttcccggTAAGGTCTACTTTTTGTTCAACACGTCTCGCGTAGATGTGTAAGGTGAACTTGAAATTGAAAGGTTAATTCCCACGTCCACGCCACTTCTTATCCTAATTGTAGCCGTTAACGCTGTCATGTTTCTCGCTCCCTCGCACACTAATCGTTCGGATTCGGCGCACAGGGCTTCTCAACGGCCATGTTGTGTTTAAGTGGAACCTCCACATATATAGCGCAAAAGATCATGTCTATTATTTCtgacctttgtttttgttttgtttgttttttgggttttttgttaCCCGATCAGCATCTTTAGGCAGAAGCACTGTTCAAGGTTGAGCTCACTGGAGCTGCTAAATGAATGTTAAGCACCATCACTACCAATTACATCTATTAATGAAGCTGTCGTGTGGGCAGCCGCCATGAAAGTGAATTAAAAGTGAGCACAGACGCCGGTTCTAAAGCAGTTGCAGGCCTAATATGGTGTCAAGTACTAATAGCAAGTAAAGCGTGCGACAGTAAGAGTGGACGAAGGCATCGTCCACTCTTATACTGTATCTATTTAGCAAGGTTTTAAAGAACATGAACACTTTTGGGACTGCGTGTGTTAATTATTCACACAATCTCttcaccatccatccagccaaGGCCTGcgttgtatatttatttatcatccGGTCGGTACGGTTCAAACGGATTAGCTAAATGGTCACATTCCCCCAACTAGTCCACATTCATACACACAAAGAAGTATTTCAGCTGTGGGATTAGCTCTGGTGCAATCAGAAATGTTTGTTACACAAACAAATGAAGGTCAAG includes:
- the wnt5b gene encoding protein Wnt-5b — its product is MNRTEPVRRRQGGGVRHLFLLLVALLTGSSQLSAVDANSWWSMALTPIQRPDMYIIGAQPLCSQLSGLSQGQRKLCQLYQDHMMYIGDGAKTGIKECQYQFRQRRWNCSTVDNTSVFGRVMQIGSRETAFTYAISAAGVVNAISRACREGELSTCGCSRAGRPRDLPRDWLWGGCGDNVHYGYRFAREFVDAREREKNFPRGSAEHSRTLMNLQNNEAGRQAVYNLANVACKCHGVSGSCSLKTCWLQLADFRRVGEFLKEKYDSAAAMRIGRKGKLEQVDKRFNPPTPEDLVYIDPSPDYCLHNETTGSLGTQGRLCNKTSEGMDGCELMCCGRGYDQFKTYKHERCHCKFHWCCYVKCKRCTTLVDQFVCK